One Hermetia illucens chromosome 4, iHerIll2.2.curated.20191125, whole genome shotgun sequence DNA segment encodes these proteins:
- the LOC119655060 gene encoding probable small nuclear ribonucleoprotein G — protein sequence MSKAHPPELKKFMDKRMMLKLNGGRSVIGILRGFDPFMNVVIDETVEECRDGTRNNIGMVVIRGNSIVMVEALDRV from the exons ATGTCGAAAGCTCATCCACCAGAACTGAAAAA ATTCATGGATAAACGTATGATGCTTAAACTAAATGGTGGCCGATCGGTGATTGGTATCCTGCGAGGCTTCGACCCGTTCATGAATGTGGTTATAGACGAAACAGTGGAAGAGTGTCGGGATGGGACGCGGAATAATATTGGAATGGTC GTAATCAGAGGCAACAGCATAGTCATGGTGGAAGCGCTGGACAGGGTGTAG